One stretch of Miscanthus floridulus cultivar M001 chromosome 18, ASM1932011v1, whole genome shotgun sequence DNA includes these proteins:
- the LOC136519593 gene encoding FBD-associated F-box protein At5g56370-like, with translation MAETTTTQVHEQEDDDRLSTLPDDILLLILNKLNLIRDAARTTVLSKRWRHLLGLRSEIVLDVLNFDATHQDDDLEYTMDDLLRTNASVVGATKSILRQHRRQHTTIQLLDITFYLRDESIGIVRAVDRAMADHMILAAEFTVIPDVPDVYCEDDDVLLAYGRRFMTFFDAYPRAFTGLKDLNLHTLRLGESDIANVLSTCEKLEYFSLVNCDAGMDNDQSFVLQIEHSRLVELVIIFCGFETVELKWLPRLTRLTCRNWMPSQDQYPLSIGYVPQLRVLTLSNACTAQHQTIKLTEFLGNTAVGELDLNFLHEKIWIQPEAPKRLAPLQQNLRVVTLRFIHEEYDLMWTLFILEAAPLLHTLNIQMSYHICYSYEENQTDENTRENFDRAADLLKWETHHDFKHYNMKKLTIEGFQVEAKFTRYIRRVMEAAMNLEVVSLRESHPCLRCEFLPSTVYPRTHKEINLIKKQISAWRSSPIQIEIV, from the exons GTGCATGAACAGGAGGACGATGATAGGCTAAGCACCCTCCCAGACGACATCCTCCTTCTGATCCTGAATAAGCTCAACCTGATACGTGACGCTGCAAGGACCACTGTCCTTTCAAAGCGCTGGAGGCATTTGCTAGGGCTCCGTTCCGAGATCGTTCTGGACGTTCTGAACTTCGACGCTACGCATCAGGACGACGATTTGGAGTACACAATGGACGACCTGTTGCGGACTAACGCTTCCGTGGTCGGAGCCACAAAGAGCATCCTGCGGCAGCATCGCCGCCAGCACACCACCATCCAGCTCCTGGACATCACATTCTATCTCAGGGACGAATCCATCGGCATTGTTCGCGCCGTGGACAgagccatggcagaccacatgatCCTCGCGGCCGAGTTCACGGTCATCCCGGACGTTCCGGACGTCTACTGCGAAGACGACGATGTTCTGCTCGCCTACGGGAGGCGCTTCATGACGTTCTTTGATGCGTACCCCCGTGCATTTACCGGTCTCAAGGACCTGAACTTACATACTCTAAGGCTCGGCGAATCCGACATCGCTAATGTGCTTAGCACATGCGAGAAGCTGGAGTACTTTAGTCTTGTGAACTGCGACGCAGGGATGGACAACGATCAGTCGTTTGTGTTACAAATAGAGCATTCGCGACTTGTTGAGTTGGTCATTATTTTCTGCGGATTTGAGACTGTTGAGCTCAAGTGGCTTCCAAGGCTCACACGCTTGACATGTCGAAATTGGATGCCTTCACAGGATCAGTATCCACTGTCAATCGGCTATGTTCCACAGCTTCGCGTGCTAACTCTAAGTAATGCTTGCACGGCTCAGCACCAAACTATTAAGCTAACTGAGTTCCTTGGTAATACTGCTGTTGGTGAACTTGATCTGAATTTCCTACACGAAAAG ATTTGGATTCAACCTGAAGCTCCAAAACGACTTGCTCCTCTGCAGCAGAATTTGAGGGTTGTTACACTCCGGTTTATTCATGAAGAGTATGACCTAATGTGGACACTGTTCATCTTAGAAGCCGCACCCCTCTTACATACACTTAACATACAG ATGTCATACCATATATGTTACTCATACGAAGAGAATCAAACGGATGAGAATACACGAGAAAACTTTGATAGGGCAGCTGATTTATTAAAATGGGAGACACATCATGATTTCAAGCATTATAATATGAAAAAGCTCACTATCGAGGGATTTCAAGTTGAAGCAAAGTTCACAAGATACATAAGACGTGTCATGGAAGCAGCGATGAATCTGGAAGTTGTATCGCTCCGTGAAAGTCATCCATGTTTGCGTTGTGAGTTTCTTCCTTCAACTGTATATCCACGGACccacaaggagataaatctgatAAAGAAGCAAATTTCAGCCTGGAGATCCTCACCTATTCAAATAGAGATAGTCTAA